The following are encoded together in the Populus trichocarpa isolate Nisqually-1 chromosome 5, P.trichocarpa_v4.1, whole genome shotgun sequence genome:
- the LOC7464824 gene encoding transcription factor PIF4-like isoform X1 yields the protein MNHCIPDWNFEGDLPVSNQKKPIEPGNDLVELLWRNGQVVLHSQAHRKPSPHVQKHDSPTVKGSGSILNSSHLIQDDDAVSWIQYPLEDSFEKEFCSNFFSELPPPLSDQILEGKSATFDASAPSQQQHQHQHQRQLNNNKPHVVSEFSGNPMPPPRIQVPEKNHAGVGGFGEAVNANFSQFSAPFKGGDFRTSSGQFGGQGSGNSPQGEVRECSVVTVGSSNQIPHDRDMSRASSNAMGTSTAFSTGPSMDDPRKIVSQSERGKTETLEATLTTSSGGSGSSFGRTCKQSAGPSSSQKRKTIDTEDSEFQSEAAELDLDSMAGNNPTKRSGSTRRSRAAEVHNLSERRRRDRINEKMRALQELIPHCYKTDKASMLDEAIEYLKSLQLQLQVFQVMWMGGGMAPMLFPGVQHFMSRMGMGPPLPSMQNPMHLPRVQLIDQSISMAPTQNSGVMCQAPVLNPVNFHNQMQNPAFADQYARFMGFHMQAASQPMNMFRFGSQTVQQNQMMAPTSSVGGPLSAGTAVSDAPPSDKVNW from the exons ATGAATCATTGTATTCCTGATTGGAATTTTGAGGGTGATCTTCCTGTCTCCAATCAGAAGAAACCCATAGA GCCAGGCAATGACCTAGTAGAGCTGCTATGGCGAAATGGGCAGGTAGTTTTGCATAGCCAGGCACACAGAAAACCAAGCCCTCATGTTCAAAAACATGATTCACCAACAGTAAAGGGCAGTGGGTCAATTCTGAATTCAAGCCATTTGATTCAAGATGATGACGCTGTGTCTTGGATTCAATACCCTCTTGAAGATTCTTTTGAAAAGGAGTTCTGTTCCAATTTTTTCTCGGAATTGCCTCCACCACTTTCTGATCAAATTTTGGAAGGAAAGTCGGCTACATTTGATGCCTCCGCACCTTCACAGCAACAGCATCAGCATCAGCATCAGCGACAACTCAACAACAATAAACCTCATGTGGTTTCTGAATTTTCAGGAAATCCAATGCCCCCTCCAAGAATTCAAGTCCCGGAGAAAAATCATGCTGGTGTAGGAGGATTTGGTGAAGCTGTTAATGCTAACTTTTCTCAGTTCTCCGCCCCCTTTAAAGGAGGTGATTTTAGAACTTCAAGTGGACAATTTGGAGGCCAGGGGTCTGGAAACTCTCCACAAGGGGAGGTCAGGGAGTGTTCGGTGGTAACAGTAGGGTCAAGCAATCAAATTCCACATGATCGTGATATGAGCCGTGCTTCTAGTAATGCTATGGGGACTAGTACTGCCTTTTCTACTGGACCATCCATGGATGATCCACGAAAAATAGTCTCCCAGAGTGAGAGAGGCAAAACTGAGACACTTGAGGCTACTCTTACCACATCCTCAGGTGGATCAGGTAGTAGTTTTGGTAGAACATGTAAGCAATCTGCAGGACCTAGTAGTAgccagaaaagaaaaactatagaCACAGAGGATTCTGAGTTCCAAAGCGAG GCTGCCGAACTCGATCTCGATTCAATGGCAGGAAACAATCCAACCAAACGATCAGGATCTACCCGCAGGAGTCGTGCAGCTGAAGTGCATAACCTCTCAGAAAGG AGACGGAGGGATAGGATTAATGAGAAGATGAGAGCATTGCAAGAGCTCATACCTCACTGCTACAAG ACAGATAAAGCATCAATGCTGGATGAGGCAATTGAGTACTTGAAGTCACTTCAGTTACAACTTCAG GTGTTTCAGGTAATGTGGATGGGTGGTGGGATGGCCCCTATGCTGTTTCCAGGAGTGCAGCATTTCATGTCTCGCATGGGAATGGGTCCCCCTCTGCCTTCTATGCAAAATCCAATGCATTTGCCTAGGGTCCAACTCATTGATCAATCCATTTCTATGGCTCCGACACAGAACTCGGGAGTAATGTGCCAAGCTCCAGTGTTGAATCCAGTTAATTTTCACAACCAGATGCAAAATCCGGCTTTCGCTGACCAGTATGCGCGTTTCATGGGCTTTCATATGCAAGCCGCTTCTCAG CCCATGAATATGTTCCGGTTTGGCTCGCAAACAGTACAGCAGAATCAAATGATGGCACCAACAAGCAGTGTTGGCGGACCCTTGAGTGCTGGAACCGCAGTCAGTGACGCTCCTCCAAGTGACAAG GTTAATTGGTGA
- the LOC7464824 gene encoding transcription factor PIF4-like isoform X3: MNHCIPDWNFEGDLPVSNQKKPIEPGNDLVELLWRNGQVVLHSQAHRKPSPHVQKHDSPTVKGSGSILNSSHLIQDDDAVSWIQYPLEDSFEKEFCSNFFSELPPPLSDQILEGKSATFDASAPSQQQHQHQHQRQLNNNKPHVVSEFSGNPMPPPRIQVPEKNHAGVGGFGEAVNANFSQFSAPFKGGDFRTSSGQFGGQGSGNSPQGEVRECSVVTVGSSNQIPHDRDMSRASSNAMGTSTAFSTGPSMDDPRKIVSQSERGKTETLEATLTTSSGGSGSSFGRTCKQSAGPSSSQKRKTIDTEDSEFQSEAAELDLDSMAGNNPTKRSGSTRRSRAAEVHNLSERRRRDRINEKMRALQELIPHCYKTDKASMLDEAIEYLKSLQLQLQVMWMGGGMAPMLFPGVQHFMSRMGMGPPLPSMQNPMHLPRVQLIDQSISMAPTQNSGVMCQAPVLNPVNFHNQMQNPAFADQYARFMGFHMQAASQPMNMFRFGSQTVQQNQMMAPTSSVGGPLSAGTAVSDAPPSDKVNW, from the exons ATGAATCATTGTATTCCTGATTGGAATTTTGAGGGTGATCTTCCTGTCTCCAATCAGAAGAAACCCATAGA GCCAGGCAATGACCTAGTAGAGCTGCTATGGCGAAATGGGCAGGTAGTTTTGCATAGCCAGGCACACAGAAAACCAAGCCCTCATGTTCAAAAACATGATTCACCAACAGTAAAGGGCAGTGGGTCAATTCTGAATTCAAGCCATTTGATTCAAGATGATGACGCTGTGTCTTGGATTCAATACCCTCTTGAAGATTCTTTTGAAAAGGAGTTCTGTTCCAATTTTTTCTCGGAATTGCCTCCACCACTTTCTGATCAAATTTTGGAAGGAAAGTCGGCTACATTTGATGCCTCCGCACCTTCACAGCAACAGCATCAGCATCAGCATCAGCGACAACTCAACAACAATAAACCTCATGTGGTTTCTGAATTTTCAGGAAATCCAATGCCCCCTCCAAGAATTCAAGTCCCGGAGAAAAATCATGCTGGTGTAGGAGGATTTGGTGAAGCTGTTAATGCTAACTTTTCTCAGTTCTCCGCCCCCTTTAAAGGAGGTGATTTTAGAACTTCAAGTGGACAATTTGGAGGCCAGGGGTCTGGAAACTCTCCACAAGGGGAGGTCAGGGAGTGTTCGGTGGTAACAGTAGGGTCAAGCAATCAAATTCCACATGATCGTGATATGAGCCGTGCTTCTAGTAATGCTATGGGGACTAGTACTGCCTTTTCTACTGGACCATCCATGGATGATCCACGAAAAATAGTCTCCCAGAGTGAGAGAGGCAAAACTGAGACACTTGAGGCTACTCTTACCACATCCTCAGGTGGATCAGGTAGTAGTTTTGGTAGAACATGTAAGCAATCTGCAGGACCTAGTAGTAgccagaaaagaaaaactatagaCACAGAGGATTCTGAGTTCCAAAGCGAG GCTGCCGAACTCGATCTCGATTCAATGGCAGGAAACAATCCAACCAAACGATCAGGATCTACCCGCAGGAGTCGTGCAGCTGAAGTGCATAACCTCTCAGAAAGG AGACGGAGGGATAGGATTAATGAGAAGATGAGAGCATTGCAAGAGCTCATACCTCACTGCTACAAG ACAGATAAAGCATCAATGCTGGATGAGGCAATTGAGTACTTGAAGTCACTTCAGTTACAACTTCAG GTAATGTGGATGGGTGGTGGGATGGCCCCTATGCTGTTTCCAGGAGTGCAGCATTTCATGTCTCGCATGGGAATGGGTCCCCCTCTGCCTTCTATGCAAAATCCAATGCATTTGCCTAGGGTCCAACTCATTGATCAATCCATTTCTATGGCTCCGACACAGAACTCGGGAGTAATGTGCCAAGCTCCAGTGTTGAATCCAGTTAATTTTCACAACCAGATGCAAAATCCGGCTTTCGCTGACCAGTATGCGCGTTTCATGGGCTTTCATATGCAAGCCGCTTCTCAG CCCATGAATATGTTCCGGTTTGGCTCGCAAACAGTACAGCAGAATCAAATGATGGCACCAACAAGCAGTGTTGGCGGACCCTTGAGTGCTGGAACCGCAGTCAGTGACGCTCCTCCAAGTGACAAG GTTAATTGGTGA
- the LOC7464824 gene encoding transcription factor PIF4-like isoform X2, with translation MNHCIPDWNFEGDLPVSNQKKPIEPGNDLVELLWRNGQVVLHSQAHRKPSPHVQKHDSPTVKGSGSILNSSHLIQDDDAVSWIQYPLEDSFEKEFCSNFFSELPPPLSDQILEGKSATFDASAPSQQQHQHQHQRQLNNNKPHVVSEFSGNPMPPPRIQVPEKNHAGVGGFGEAVNANFSQFSAPFKGGDFRTSSGQFGGQGSGNSPQGEVRECSVVTVGSSNQIPHDRDMSRASSNAMGTSTAFSTGPSMDDPRKIVSQSERGKTETLEATLTTSSGGSGSSFGRTCKQSAGPSSSQKRKTIDTEDSEFQSEAAELDLDSMAGNNPTKRSGSTRRSRAAEVHNLSERRRRDRINEKMRALQELIPHCYKTDKASMLDEAIEYLKSLQLQLQVFQVMWMGGGMAPMLFPGVQHFMSRMGMGPPLPSMQNPMHLPRVQLIDQSISMAPTQNSGVMCQAPVLNPVNFHNQMQNPAFADQYARFMGFHMQAASQPMNMFRFGSQTVQQNQMMAPTSSVGGPLSAGTAVSDAPPSDKVG, from the exons ATGAATCATTGTATTCCTGATTGGAATTTTGAGGGTGATCTTCCTGTCTCCAATCAGAAGAAACCCATAGA GCCAGGCAATGACCTAGTAGAGCTGCTATGGCGAAATGGGCAGGTAGTTTTGCATAGCCAGGCACACAGAAAACCAAGCCCTCATGTTCAAAAACATGATTCACCAACAGTAAAGGGCAGTGGGTCAATTCTGAATTCAAGCCATTTGATTCAAGATGATGACGCTGTGTCTTGGATTCAATACCCTCTTGAAGATTCTTTTGAAAAGGAGTTCTGTTCCAATTTTTTCTCGGAATTGCCTCCACCACTTTCTGATCAAATTTTGGAAGGAAAGTCGGCTACATTTGATGCCTCCGCACCTTCACAGCAACAGCATCAGCATCAGCATCAGCGACAACTCAACAACAATAAACCTCATGTGGTTTCTGAATTTTCAGGAAATCCAATGCCCCCTCCAAGAATTCAAGTCCCGGAGAAAAATCATGCTGGTGTAGGAGGATTTGGTGAAGCTGTTAATGCTAACTTTTCTCAGTTCTCCGCCCCCTTTAAAGGAGGTGATTTTAGAACTTCAAGTGGACAATTTGGAGGCCAGGGGTCTGGAAACTCTCCACAAGGGGAGGTCAGGGAGTGTTCGGTGGTAACAGTAGGGTCAAGCAATCAAATTCCACATGATCGTGATATGAGCCGTGCTTCTAGTAATGCTATGGGGACTAGTACTGCCTTTTCTACTGGACCATCCATGGATGATCCACGAAAAATAGTCTCCCAGAGTGAGAGAGGCAAAACTGAGACACTTGAGGCTACTCTTACCACATCCTCAGGTGGATCAGGTAGTAGTTTTGGTAGAACATGTAAGCAATCTGCAGGACCTAGTAGTAgccagaaaagaaaaactatagaCACAGAGGATTCTGAGTTCCAAAGCGAG GCTGCCGAACTCGATCTCGATTCAATGGCAGGAAACAATCCAACCAAACGATCAGGATCTACCCGCAGGAGTCGTGCAGCTGAAGTGCATAACCTCTCAGAAAGG AGACGGAGGGATAGGATTAATGAGAAGATGAGAGCATTGCAAGAGCTCATACCTCACTGCTACAAG ACAGATAAAGCATCAATGCTGGATGAGGCAATTGAGTACTTGAAGTCACTTCAGTTACAACTTCAG GTGTTTCAGGTAATGTGGATGGGTGGTGGGATGGCCCCTATGCTGTTTCCAGGAGTGCAGCATTTCATGTCTCGCATGGGAATGGGTCCCCCTCTGCCTTCTATGCAAAATCCAATGCATTTGCCTAGGGTCCAACTCATTGATCAATCCATTTCTATGGCTCCGACACAGAACTCGGGAGTAATGTGCCAAGCTCCAGTGTTGAATCCAGTTAATTTTCACAACCAGATGCAAAATCCGGCTTTCGCTGACCAGTATGCGCGTTTCATGGGCTTTCATATGCAAGCCGCTTCTCAG CCCATGAATATGTTCCGGTTTGGCTCGCAAACAGTACAGCAGAATCAAATGATGGCACCAACAAGCAGTGTTGGCGGACCCTTGAGTGCTGGAACCGCAGTCAGTGACGCTCCTCCAAGTGACAAGGTGG GTTAA
- the LOC7464825 gene encoding polyamine oxidase 2 yields the protein MVSELKSNRPQLRRGLCYSNEGRGQATRSPSVIVIGGGIAGVAAARALHDASIQVVLLESRDRLGGRVHTDFSFGFPVDLGASWLHGVCKENPLAPLIGRLGLPLYRTSGDNSVLYDHDLESYALYDMDGNQVPQELVTKVGEAFENILKETDKVRLENNEDMSILRAFSIVFERRPDLRLEGLAHKVLQWYLCRMEGWFAADSETISLKGWDQEELLPGGHGLMVRGYLPVINTLAKGLDIRLGHRVTKIVRHYNGVKVTVEDGRTFMADAAVVAIPLGVLKSKTIMFEPKLPDWKEEAIKDLGVGIENKIVLNFEQVFWPKVEFLGVVAETSYGCSYFLNLHKATGHPVLVYMPAGKLARDIEKMSDEAAANFAFMQLKKILPDAFAPIQYLVSRWGSDINSLGSYSYDTVGKPHELYERLRIPVDNLFFAGEATSVSYPGSVHGAFSTGLMAAEDCRMRVLERYGELDLFQPVMGTEEAPVSVPLLISRI from the exons ATGGTTTCGGAATTGAAGAGTAATCGCCCTCAGTTACGTAGAG GTCTATGTTATTCGAATGAGGGGAGGGGGCAAGCAACAAGATCACCGTCAGTTATAGTGATAGGCGGTGGAATTGCCGGAGTGGCGGCAGCACGAGCTTTGCATGATGCTTCAATTCAGGTTGTCTTGTTAGAATCAAGAGACAGGCTTGGAGGTCGTGTTCATACTGATTTCTCTTTTGGTTTTCCTGTCGACCTTGGTGCATCATg GTTGCATGGGGTGTGCAAAGAGAATCCTTTGGCACCATTGATTGGGAGGTTAGGGCTGCCCTTGTACCGTACTAGTGGTGATAACTCCGTCTTGTATGACCATGATCTTGAAAG CTATGCACTCTATGATATGGATGGGAACCAAGTTCCACAAGAATTGGTCACCAAAGTTGGCGAAGCATTTGAGAACATTTTAAAGGAG ACAGATAAAGTAAGACTCGAAAACAATGAAGACATGTCTATACTCCGTGCTTTCtcaattgtttttgaaagaCGACCAGATTTAAG GTTGGAGGGTCTTGCCCACAAGGTGCTTCAGTGGTATTTATGCAGAATGGAAGGATGGTTTGCCGCTGATTCTGAGACGATATCACTTAAAGGCTGGGATCAG GAAGAACTGCTCCCTGGTGGGCATGGGCTTATGGTCAGGGGCTACCTTCCTGTCATTAACACTCTTGCCAAAGGCCTTGACATCCGCTTGGGCCACAG GGTGACAAAAATAGTGAGGCATTATAATGGAGTAAAGGTAACAGTGGAAGATGGAAGAACATTTATGGCCGATGCTGCTGTTGTTGCCATTCCTCTTGGCGTGCTGAAATCTAAGACCATAATGTTCGAACCAAAACTTCCAGACTGGAAGGAAGAAGCCATCAAGGACCTTGGAGTGGGAATTGAGAATAAGATTGTGTTGAACTTCGAACAGGTGTTCTGGCCAAAAGTAGAGTTCTTGGGTGTGGTTGCAGAGACATCTTATGGATGCAGCTACTTCCTGAATCTTCACAAGGCAACTGGCCACCCTGTCCTTGTTTACATGCCTGCTGGGAAGCTTGCCAGAGACATTGAGAAAATGTCTGATGAAGCTGCTGCTAATTTTGCTTTTATGCAACTCAAGAAGATCCTTCCTGATGCTTTTGCACCG ATTCAGTATCTTGTTTCTCGGTGGGGCTCAGATATCAACTCACTTGGTTCCTATAGCTATGATACAGTAGGCAAACCCCATGAACTGTATGAGAGGCTGAGGATCCCTGTAGATAACCTATTCTTTGCAGGTGAGGCAACAAGTGTGAGCTACCCAGGGTCAGTGCATGGTGCATTCTCAACTGGATTGATGGCCGCAGAAGATTGCAGGATGCGTGTTCTGGAGCGTTATGGAGAGTTGGACTTGTTTCAGCCAGTCATGGGTACCGAGGAGGCGCCAGTGTCTGTCCCGCTCTTGATCTCACGAATTTAA